One Pseudocalidococcus azoricus BACA0444 DNA segment encodes these proteins:
- the ubiE gene encoding bifunctional demethylmenaquinone methyltransferase/2-methoxy-6-polyprenyl-1,4-benzoquinol methylase UbiE, giving the protein MESISPPPPNEVQALFNRIAPVYDPLNDWLSLGLHRVWKQMAVRWSRVGPGQAALDVCCGSGDLALLLARQVGIQGQVVGLDFSAAQLEIAQTRSRGLGQIAWIQGDALNLPFADHSFDGATLGYGLRNVGDIPQCLSELYRVLRPGAWAAILDFSHPQAAWVKDFQAWYLQQIVVPLAKTYNLTEEYTYLIPSLARYPKPPELITMAQAAGFQAVTFYPLMGGLMGVLVGQHP; this is encoded by the coding sequence GTGGAATCAATCTCACCGCCTCCCCCTAATGAAGTCCAGGCCCTGTTTAACCGCATTGCTCCGGTCTATGATCCCCTCAATGATTGGTTAAGTTTGGGCCTGCATCGGGTCTGGAAACAAATGGCTGTCAGATGGTCACGGGTTGGGCCAGGCCAGGCCGCATTGGATGTCTGTTGTGGGAGTGGGGATTTAGCCTTACTACTGGCGCGCCAAGTTGGAATCCAGGGGCAAGTGGTGGGGTTAGATTTTTCTGCCGCTCAACTAGAGATTGCTCAAACTCGCAGTCGGGGCCTGGGGCAGATTGCTTGGATACAGGGAGATGCCTTAAATTTACCGTTTGCGGATCACAGTTTTGATGGGGCTACCCTGGGCTATGGCCTGCGCAATGTCGGTGATATTCCCCAATGCCTGAGTGAGCTATATCGAGTTTTACGGCCGGGGGCCTGGGCAGCGATTTTGGATTTTAGTCATCCCCAAGCGGCGTGGGTGAAAGATTTCCAGGCCTGGTATCTTCAGCAAATAGTTGTTCCTTTGGCCAAAACCTATAACCTCACTGAAGAATATACCTACCTCATTCCTAGCCTGGCGCGCTATCCCAAACCCCCAGAACTGATCACGATGGCTCAAGCTGCTGGATTTCAGGCAGTGACATTTTATCCCTTAATGGGTGGACTGATGGGAGTCTTGGTGGGGCAACATCCTTAG
- a CDS encoding M3 family metallopeptidase gives MTTETAIKNPLLIGDGLPPFAEIEPSLVEPALKQLLLELNQELTDLETTVIPTWEKLVEPVERLGERLAWSWGIVNHLMGVKNSPELRAAHETMQPGVIEFYNRLGQSQPLYQAYKALRDSAEWETLEPAQKRIITAAIRSAEHSGVGLAGEAKERFNQIQLELGELGTQFSNHVLDATKAFRLKLTHLDEVVGLPPSLLSLAAQTARADGEETANPETGPWHISLDFPSFGPFLQHSQRRDLREQVYRAYISRAASGELDNREIIEKILKLRQEEAQLLGFKTYAELSLDGKMATDVDAVEKLLEELRQVSFPAAVKEMEELQAFASDHGQQEPLEHWDIGYWAERQREAKFAFNDEELRPYFSLPRVLEGLFGLASRLFGVTITEVKSGIPVWHPDVQYFQIKDESGAEIAGFYLDAYSRPAEKRGGAWMDDCLGRAKFKVGTDFKTRLPVAYLICNQTPPIDGKPSLMTFGEVETLFHEFGHGLQHMLTQVDYPSAAGINNVEWDAVELPSQFMENWCYDQATLFGMARHYETGEILPEHYYEKLLAARTYRSGSAMLRQLYFSLVDLELHHRYQPGGPEKINDIRDQIAKITTVLPPLPEDAFLCSFGHIFAGGYAAGYYSYKWAEVLSADAFAAFEEVGLDNEAEVQKIGRRFRDTVLALGGSHPPMEVFKSFRGREPETTPLLRHSGLVSSGH, from the coding sequence ATGACAACCGAGACAGCAATCAAAAATCCTCTCCTGATTGGGGATGGTCTGCCCCCGTTTGCGGAAATTGAACCGAGCCTAGTTGAACCCGCCCTCAAACAACTCCTGCTTGAACTGAATCAGGAACTGACTGACTTAGAAACAACTGTCATCCCAACTTGGGAAAAATTGGTCGAACCCGTTGAACGATTGGGAGAACGCCTGGCCTGGAGTTGGGGGATTGTCAATCATCTAATGGGGGTCAAAAACAGCCCGGAATTGCGCGCCGCCCATGAAACCATGCAGCCCGGAGTGATTGAGTTTTATAATCGTCTCGGCCAAAGCCAACCCCTGTACCAGGCCTACAAAGCTCTACGAGACAGTGCGGAATGGGAGACCCTCGAACCGGCCCAAAAACGGATTATTACCGCCGCGATTCGGAGTGCTGAACACAGTGGTGTGGGCCTGGCAGGGGAAGCCAAGGAGCGGTTTAACCAAATTCAACTGGAACTGGGGGAACTAGGAACGCAATTTTCCAACCATGTCCTCGATGCCACTAAAGCCTTTCGACTCAAACTGACTCACCTTGATGAAGTGGTTGGATTACCCCCCAGTTTGCTGTCTTTAGCGGCCCAAACAGCCCGAGCGGACGGAGAAGAAACCGCCAATCCTGAAACTGGCCCTTGGCATATCAGTTTAGATTTTCCCAGTTTTGGCCCCTTTCTCCAGCACAGTCAACGGCGAGATTTACGAGAACAGGTCTATCGGGCCTATATCAGCCGGGCCGCCAGTGGTGAGTTAGATAACCGGGAGATCATCGAAAAAATCCTCAAACTGCGGCAAGAAGAAGCCCAACTTTTAGGGTTCAAAACCTATGCCGAACTCAGCCTTGATGGCAAGATGGCGACCGATGTGGATGCCGTGGAAAAACTCCTGGAAGAATTGCGCCAAGTCAGTTTCCCGGCCGCGGTCAAAGAAATGGAGGAATTACAAGCCTTTGCCAGTGACCATGGACAACAAGAACCCCTCGAGCATTGGGATATTGGCTATTGGGCCGAGCGACAACGGGAAGCAAAATTTGCCTTTAACGATGAAGAATTGCGCCCCTACTTTTCCCTGCCACGGGTGTTAGAGGGTCTGTTTGGCCTGGCCTCGCGGTTATTTGGCGTAACCATTACCGAAGTGAAATCTGGTATTCCCGTCTGGCATCCCGATGTCCAGTATTTCCAAATCAAGGATGAATCTGGGGCGGAAATTGCCGGATTTTATCTCGATGCCTACAGTCGGCCGGCGGAAAAACGGGGCGGGGCCTGGATGGATGATTGCCTAGGGCGGGCTAAGTTCAAAGTCGGGACGGACTTCAAAACCCGTTTACCCGTGGCTTACCTGATCTGTAATCAAACCCCACCCATTGATGGCAAACCTAGCCTGATGACCTTTGGGGAAGTCGAAACTCTGTTTCATGAGTTTGGCCATGGCCTGCAACATATGCTGACTCAAGTGGATTATCCCAGTGCTGCCGGAATTAATAATGTCGAGTGGGATGCGGTGGAGTTACCCAGCCAGTTTATGGAAAATTGGTGCTATGACCAGGCCACGTTATTTGGAATGGCCCGCCACTATGAAACCGGAGAGATTTTACCGGAACACTATTACGAAAAACTCTTAGCGGCCCGGACCTATCGTTCTGGGAGTGCCATGTTGCGGCAGTTATACTTCAGTTTGGTGGACTTAGAACTGCATCATCGCTATCAACCCGGTGGCCCAGAGAAAATTAACGATATTCGGGATCAAATTGCCAAAATCACCACAGTTTTACCCCCTTTACCGGAAGATGCCTTCTTGTGTTCCTTTGGCCATATTTTTGCCGGGGGCTATGCGGCTGGGTACTACAGTTACAAGTGGGCCGAGGTCTTGAGTGCCGATGCCTTTGCAGCCTTTGAAGAAGTGGGCCTGGACAATGAAGCTGAAGTTCAAAAAATCGGGCGGCGGTTCCGGGATACGGTGCTTGCGCTCGGAGGTAGTCACCCCCCTATGGAAGTGTTCAAATCCTTTCGCGGCCGGGAACCAGAAACCACGCCGTTATTGCGTCACAGTGGCCTGGTTAGTAGTGGCCATTAA